Part of the Pseudomonas baltica genome is shown below.
CATGATGATCGGGATGTCGCCCGTCATCTCGTCGCGCTTGAGGCGCCGCGCCAGCTCGATACCGGAGGTGCCGGGCAGCATCCAGTCGAGCAGGATCAGGTCGGGCTTGCGATCGACGATGATGGCGTGAGCCTGCTGGGCGTTTTCAGCCTCGAGGCAGTCGTAGCCGGCCATTTCCAGCGCGACGGCGATCATTTCGCGAATCGGCGCTTCGTCGTCAACGATCAGAATGCTCCTGCCAGCCATGCTCAAACCTCGTGGTGATCGGGTGTCTTGCGCCGCATTAGATAACGGAATTATTGCAGTCGTGTGACAGGGGAACTGTAGGGTACCAACTTAGTCGAAAACGGCTAAGCTGTTATTCCTTCAGGGCATACACTCAAGAGGTGATTTTCAATGGTTCAACGTACCTTGACCTGGATGGCGCTCGCGGGCGCCGTCGTCCTGGCAATGCCGGGCCTGGCAATGGCTGAACGTCCCAAAGCCAACGATGGCATGGTGGTCGACAGCAAGGGCATGACGCTTTACACCTATTCCGATGACACCCCTGGCAACTCGGCGTGCAACGACAAATGCGCGCAAAACTGGCCGCCTGTGCTCGCTTCCGCCAGCGACACCGGGACTGAGAACGGTGACTGGAGCATCATCACCCGCAAGGACGGTAAAAAGCAGTGGGCGCTGATGGATAGCCCGCTCTACACCTATATCGGCGACAAGAAGAAAGGCGACATGAACGGTGACGGCAAGGGCGAAGGCAAATGGGCCATGGCGACCATGGACGGCGCCGACTGATCGCGCCTGGCGCCGCGCTGATCCCGCCTCAGCGCAACGCGTAGTCCAGCACGATCCCGAGGAAAATCAGCAGCCCCGCCCAGTGATTGTGCAAAAACGCCTTGAAACACGCCATGCGCTCGCGCTGGCGTGTTTGCCAATACTCCCAGGCAAAACACAGCGCCGCGCCCAGCAGCCCGAGCTGGTACCAGTGGCCCAGCCCGAATTGATTACCCGCCAGCAGCAGGCACACCAGCGTCAGGCCCTGCAGGATGGCGATGATCATGCGATCCGCCTCACCGAACAGAATCGCCGTCGACTTGACCCCGATCAGCAGATCGTCATCGCGATCGGTCATCGCGTAATACGTGTCGTAGGCCACCGTCCACAGCAGATTGGCGATATACAGCAGCCATGCCGCCGCCGGCAGATGCCCGGTCTCGGCGGTGAACGCCATGGGCATGCCCCACGAAAACGCCGCGCCCAGCACCACTTGCGGGTAATAGGTGTAGCGCTTCATGAACGGGTAGCTGGCGGCCAGCACCAGGCCACCGATCGATAGCCACAGGGTGGCCGCGTTGGTGCACAGTGCCAGCCCGAAGCTGATGATGATCAGCACCGCAAACAACGCCAGGGCCTCACGGGTGCGAATCCTACCGGCCGCGATAGGCCGCTGCGCCGTGCGTTTGACGTGACCGTCGACCTTGCGATCGGCCACGTCATTGATCACGCAACCGGCCGCGCGCATGAAGATCACCCCCAGCACGAAGATCACCACATTGCCCAGCGACGGTCTGCCGGCACCGGCTATCCATAACGCCCACAACGTCGGCCACAACAGCAGATAGATGCCGATGGGCTTGTCGATGCGCGTCAGCTGGACGAAGTCCCAGGCGCGAGGGTGCAGGCGGTTTAGGGACTTGAGCAGGTTCAGGTACATCCAGGGCTCTCCTGAGAGGGAAGGGCGGCGTGCCACAGTGCCGGCAGGAACACTTCGGCCACCAGCACCCCGAGGCCATCGCGGTCGAAGCGCGAGCGGCGCGCCCACAGGCCGGCCTGCGCGATCTCTGCAGGTAGCCAGGCGGCTGGATAGCGGCAGGTTTGCAGGGGCTGGCGGGTGAAGGCCGGGTCACTGAACAGTAGCTCGCCCAATGAGCGGCTGCCGAGCACATCGAGGCGCAGGTCGGTGGCTTCGAGCGCCGCCTGACCCGCGATGCTGCGGGCGAACACCCAAGGCGTGTCGACGCCCAACAGATACACCTCGCGCACCCAGCCGATGCTGGCGCCGGGCAATTGCAGCGCCGCGCATTCGTCGTCGCGCAGTGTTTGCCAGCCCTCGAAGAGTGGCCGCACCGTGAATCGGCCCGCAGCCAGGCGGGTCAGGCGCCGCGTCAGCGAGCCTGGGTCCAGCAGCCAGTCGAGGGTCGTGGGATCGGTATCGGGAGCGCCATCGCGCCATGTCGGGGAATGCAATTCGTGCGGCACAATGAACATCTGTGACGGCCAGAGAGGCCGCGAGCTTAGCATGATCCCAGCGCCTCTGTAGCGAGGGGCCTTGCCCCTGAAAGGCGGGTCAGCCTTTTTGGCTGCATCTGATCGAGCGCTTTTCGGGGGCAAGTCCCCTCGCTAAATAGGTGAGGCTTGCATCACGCCAAACAGATGAGTAAAAGACCCACTTTGAGCGCGTCAATTGCGTGGATATGAGGAATCAGCATGAAAAAGTGGCAATGCATCGTCTGCGGCCTGATCTATGACGAACGCGACGGCTGGCCGGATGACGGTATCGCCCCCGGCACCCTGTGGCAGGACGTCCCCGAAGACTGGCTGTGTCCCGACTGCGGCGTCGGCAAGATGGACTTCGAAATGATAGAGATCGGCTAAGCGCGCCGCGGCGTCCATTGACCTTGAATCAAGCGGCTGGATGGTTGTCAGGGCTGTCTATCGGAATAACCCTGATTTTTCTGTCACAAACCGCTGTTGCCTACTGGCGCGGCATTGCATGGCGTGCCATCCTCACTCGGTCTGCCGCGGCTTAGAGCCTGCGGCGCTCACCGCGCCGTTGCGGGGGTCATGGCAACGGACATAAAAACAAAAATCTATAACAAGAGGCTTTACCCATGCGCAAACCAGATCTGGCAACCGCAATCGCTGAAAAAGCAGACCTCACCAAAGAACAAGCCAACCGCGTACTCAATGCCGTGCTCGAAGAGATCACCGGCGCGCTGCACCGCAAGGACAGCGTCACCCTGGTCGGTTTCGGCACCTTCCTGCAGCGTCACCGCGGCGCGCGTACTGGCAAGAATCCGCAGACGGGCGAGCCGGTGAAGATCAAGGCCAGTAACACCGTGGCGTTCAAGCCTGGGAAGTTTTTGAAGGATAGTGTCAATCCATAGTTCGACTTTGTATTGTCGCTTCGATGTGGCTAGATGAGGGGCGCTCCGGGCGGGACAGAGCGCCCTTTTTTACGTTGGTACGAAAGTGGCACGGCCATGTGCCAGCCAAGTTTCGTTAGCTATTCATCAATCCGTTCTCCGTGAATTGTTTAACTTCAATCCAGAAGCTGCCCTGTAGTATTCGTCCTACATACCTCCTGCGAAAAATCCATTTCTAGAATGATATTTTATTCATAAAGGTTTGATATCGTTGATTTTTCTGTAATTGACATCACTTGCTGAGGTGATGTATGCCCATCTCGGACATAATTCCAATTGTGCACTGGTACACAAAAAAATCACCTCGAGCTTGAACTTTTAATAGCGAATGTTTAGGATCCGCAACCTTCGAAAGGCAGCCCGCTACATAACCGGATGTGTAGGCGCTGTGCACGATCACAATACCCAACGATTGCTAGCAAAGGCTGAGCTGTCGGTCAGGGTATACCCAAAGGCCAAGGATGACGTTTTCAGGAAGACTCTGTACGCATTATCTTGCGCTCGCGAAAGTCCCGATTTCATCGGACAGTTTTGGCGGCGAAGAGGTGCGCTACTCCAGCGAATATGAAGCCCTCGAGACTGAGCTCTCCAAGGCCTCCTCGCTGCACGCCAGCAGTCGCATCGACTGGCTGAAGATCCTCGAAGGCAGTGAATCCATCCTGCGCACGCAATCCAAGGATTTGCGCGTTGCCACCTGGCTCATCTGGGCTCTCCATCAACGTGAATCCTTTGTCGGCCTGCTGGCAGGCCTGGGCATGCTGCGCGCGCTTTTCGAACAACATTGGGTGGATCTGCATCCCGTCAAGTCGCGTACGCGCGCAGGCGCCATGGTCTGGCTGGTGCCGCGCCTCGATCAGGCGTTGTCCGAAGACATCGCGGTCAAGGAGCAGTTGCCGCTGTTCCAGGCGCTGGTCGAACATCTCGACGCTCTCGACGTGGTGCTGGCGCAGCAACTGGGCGAGGATGCGCCGCTGATCCTGCCGATCCGTCGACGCCTGAGCAGCATGATCAAACGAGCCGCCGACAACTTGCCAGAGCCTGGCAGCGTCGGAGCCGTCGTCGCCCAGGTCAAGCAGGTCGCGACCCAACTGGTCAGCCCCGGCAGCCCGCTGCAAAACGACAAGGATGCGCAAAAAGCCTTGCGCGCTCAGCAAGACGGCGCTCGCCCACTCTGCACCTGGTGGCTGCGGCAGAAAGCCACCGACATTCGCGCCTTGCGCCTCAACCGCACGCTGATGTGGCTGGGCATCGATGCCTTGCCGCAGCGCAATGCCGAGCACATCACCGACCTGCGCGGGCTGCCGGCCGACAAGCTGACCAACTACCGCGAACGCTTCGATGCCGGCAGCTATGCCGACCTGCTGATCGATCTTGAAGCCAGCCTGGCCAAGGCGCCGTTCTGGCTCGATGGTCAACGCATCGTCTGGGAGTGCCTGCAGGGTCTGCATGCCGAGACGTCGATGCGCGAGGTTGAGATCCATTTGTCGCTTCTGTTGCAGCGCTTGCCGGGTATCGCCGAACTTCGCTTTCACGACGGCCAGCCGTTCGCCGATCCGGCGACCCGCAGTTGGATCAGCGCCCAGGTCATGCCTCATCTGCAACCGGCCAGTGCCCCACAACCGGTATCCGACAGCGGCGAGCAGCCGCGTTGGGAGCAAGCGCTGCTGGAGGTTCAGCCGATCCTGCGCAAGGACGGCCTCAAGCCCGCGGTGCAGATCCTCAAGCAACAGATGCGCAATGCGCGTGGCGGCCGCGAGCAGTTTTTTTGGCACTTCTGCCTGGCACGCTTGTGCCATCAAGCCAAAAAGTACGACCTGGCGCGCACCCAGCTCGAAACCCTCGACAGCCAGTTGCAAAGCAGCGGGCTGGACATCTGGGAGCCGGAGCTGGCGCTCAATGTTCTGCAATTGCTGCACGGCTGCATCGAGCTGTTGCCGCCTAACCATGCCGCTCGAGAGCGCAAGGACGAAATTTATCGAAGGCTGTGCCACCTCGACCTCGAAGTGGTACTCGAATAGGCCCCTGGGCCCTAATCGCAAATAAGGAGACACCCATGGCCAAAGAAGGCTCGGTAGCACCCAAGGAACGCATCAACGTCACGTTCAAGCCATCCACCGGTGGCGTCACGGAAGAAGTCGAACTGCCGCTGAAGATGCTGGTATTGGGTGATTTCACCCAACAGGCAGACGAGCGCAAGGTCGAGGACCGCAAGCCGATCAGCATCGACAAGAACAACTTCGACGACGTCCTCGCCAAGCAGGACTTGAACCTGAACCTGAGCGTGCCCAACCGCCTGCTCGAAGACGGTGCCAATGAAGAGTTGAGCGTCAGCCTCAAGGTCGGCTCGATGAAGGACTTCAACCCGGCCAACCTGGTCGAGCAAGTACCTGAACTGAAAAAACTGATGGAGTTGCGCGACGCGTTGGTGGCCCTCAAAGGCCCATTGGGCAACACCCCGACCTTCCGCAAGGCCATCGAGAGCGTTTTGGCTGACGACGAGTCCCGTGCGCGCGTGCTGGGCGAACTGGGGTTGAGCGCCAAGACCACGCAAGACGCCTGAGCCCCATTCGAAAAGGAAAGCGAAGACCATGAGTACCAGTGCAGCAACACAAGCTAATGGCGAAGTCGCCGAATACGGCATCCTCGACCGCATCATCGCCGAAACCCGGCTGACCCCGGAAGACGAAGCCTACGACATCGCCAAGCGTGGCGTGTCGGCGTTCATCGAAGAGCTGCTCAAGCCGCAGAACGAGAACGAGCCGGTCAAGAAGGCCATGGTCGATCGCATGATCGCCGAGATCGACGCCAAGCTCAGCCGCCAGATGGACGAGATCCTTCACAACGAAGAATTCCAGGCTCTGGAATCCTCGTGGCGCGGTCTGCATTTGCTGGTCGACCGCACCAACTTCCGCGAAAACATCAAGGTCGAGATCCTCAACGTCTCCAAGCAGGACCTGCTGGACGACTTCGAAGATTCGCCGGAAGTGGTCCAGTCGGGCCTGTACAAGCACGTCTACACCGCAGAGTACGGCCAGTTCGGTGGCCAACCGGTAGGCGCGATCATCGCCAACTACTTCTTCTCGCCGAGCTCGCCTGACGTCAAGGCCATGCAGTACGTGTCCAGTGTCGCGAGCATGGCTCACGCGCCGTTCATTGCCGCAGCCGGCCCGAAATTTTTTGGCCTTGAAAGCTTTACCGGTCTGCCAGACCTGAAGGACCTGAAGGATCACTTCGATGGCCCGCAATTCGCCAAGTGGCAAGCCTTCCGCCAGGAAGAAGACTCGCGCTACGTCGGCCTGACTGTGCCGCGCTTCCTGCTGCGCAATCCCTACGACCCTGAAGACAACCCGGTTAAAACCTTTGTCTACAAGGAAAACGTCGCCAACAGCCACGAGCACTATTTGTGGGGCAACACCGCCTACGCGTTCGCCACCAAGCTGTCCGACAGCTTCGCCAAGTTCCGTTGGTGCCCGAACATCATCGGCCCGCAGAGCGGCGGCGCGGTAGAAGACCTGCCGCTGCACCACTTCCAGAGCATGGGCGAAATCGAGACCAAGATTCCGACCGAAGTGCTGGTATCCGACCGCCGTGAATACGAACTGGCCGACGAAGGTTTCATCTCGCTGACCATGCGCAAAGGCAGCGACAACGCCGCGTTCTTCTCGGCCAACTCGGTGCAAAAGCCCAAGTTCTTCGGCAACAGCGCCGAGGGCAAGGCTGCCGAGATGAACTACAAGCTCGGCACGCAACTGCCGTACCTGTTCATCGTCAACCGCCTGGCCCACTACCTCAAGGTGCTGCAACGCGAGCAACTGGGTTCGTGGAAGGAGCGCACGGACCTCGAGCTCGAGCTCAACAAGTGGATCCGTCAGTACGTCGCCGACCAGGAAAACCCCAACGCCGAAGTCCGTGGCCGTCGTCCGCTGCGCGCTGCGCAGATCACCGTCAGTGATGTCGACGGTGAGCCGGGCTGGTACCGCGTCAGCCTGAACGTGCGTCCGCACTTCAAATACATGGGTGCCGATTTCACCCTGTCGCTGGTTGGCAAGCTGGACAAAGAGTAAGCAGGAGCTGAGCCATGACTGCATACGGCAGCCTATTCGAACGCCTGAGCGGCGAAGCGAGCAAGCGTAACGGCCTGAGTCACGAAGCCTGTGCGACGACCTCGGTGGCTGCCCATCTGGCAAAAATGCTCAGCACCCGGGCGGGCAGCGTGCAAACGCTGCCCGACTACGGGCTACCCGATCTCAATGACATGCGCCTGAGCCTGCACGACTCGCTCACCCGCGCCCGTAGCGCGATCGAGAAGTTCATCGAGCGCTACGAGCCGCGCCTGTCGAAGGTGCATGTGATTTCCCTGCCACGGGACCAGGATCCGCTCAAGTTGACCTTCGCCATCGAAGGCCTGCTGGAGGTCCAGGGCATACGTCGGCAGGTCAGTTTTTCCGCGAAGCTGGATGGCAGCGGCAAAGTCAAAGTCAGATAAGGAGCGTCGAACATGGCCGGTAAACCCGCCGCACGCGTCACCGATCCCACTGCCTGCCCGAAGACCGGGCATGGCACCAATCCGATCGCCTCGGGTTCGCCGGACACGTTCTTCGACGGCCTGCCAGCGGCGCGCCTTAACGATCCCAGCGCCTGCGGCGGCAAGATCGTCAGCGGCGTGTCGTCGACCGTGTTCATCAACGGTATGAACGCCGCCACCGTCGGTTCGGTGGGCGACCATGGCAACACCGTGACCAGTGGGTCGGGCACCGTGATCATCGGCGATACCCACATCCCGGCGCCGGTCACTCCGGTGTCGCCGATGCAGACCAACGCCCCGTTCGACGACCACTTCGCCGTGATCTGCCAAGCCACCGGCGCGCCCCTGGCCGGAGTGCCATACACCGTGCAACTGGCCAACGGCACGCAATTGACCGGCATCACCGATGACGCCGGCAAGACCCGCAAGATCACCAGCTCGACCGCCGATGCGGTGACCCTGGTGGTTCCTGAGCAGACCGAAGTCGTTATCGGCTGATCGATAGCTGAAACCAGAAACCCGCAATTCATCGCAACGCAGGAAGCACGCTAAATGGCCGACACCATCGCCACCTCGACATTAACGCCCAAGGCTAATACAGACGGGAAGACTGTGCCTGTGCGTCAGTTCAAGATCACGGATATTCCGGATGCAATGAGGAAGATGGATTGGCCAGTGGCGGCGCAGTTGATGGAGTATTGGTTTAATGGGGAGCCTTGGCCGACCGAAGATGGGTCAATAGTGGCCGCGGTGAAGTCTCATCACGAGCATGCGCCAAAGAAATATATTAACGAATCGATCATAAAAATGGATTGGGTTCTAAGTTTTCCCAAAGTGCACAGCTATCTTGACGAGCTCAGAGCCGTATGGCGAGGTCCTCGTGCTCAGGATGAAATATGTAAAAAGTTCAAAAATAATTTTGGTTCAGCTTTGCCAGCTACTTATAAGTTGAATTTTTTTGGCCACGGGCCGTTGGCTGAGAATTTCGGTTATTTTAATTATAAGCGTGTTGATTTTGACCCGGTGGGCGGTGAGGTTGATGAGCTCAGAGCTGCTCTAGGTAATTTTAACTTAAGGGTTGTTGCAGAGGGGGACATGGTAGTAACGGCTAGTGCGTATGTGTTCTATCCAGTTAAGCTAGGTTTTTATATTGATGATTGCTACGACTTTAACGATGAGTCTGATTGGTGGCGGCCCAGTCAACTTTTAGGGTTTTGGGGGTTCAATGGCCTGGCCATGAGTATTCCCGAGGTGATGGCTCGCGGTCTCAGTACCGACGAGCAGTTGCAAAGCCTGGCGTTGCAGTCTATGACTGGATATGAAAAGTTTTTTGATCAACGATATGCTGACATTGATAGCCAGCGGTATTATCTTATTCAGAATAAAAACTTTCAAGATTACAGGCGAAAATATAGTAGAGGCGGTGACTTTAAGATTTCTTCAGATATTTACTATGAAGATATAGTCTCGCCACCATTGGTATTTGAGAAATGAAAAATCGTCGATGGCTGATTTATAGTTTTTTAGCTTTGATGTGTATTTTTTTTACAGTTTTCATGCTGTTCGTGCGTTCTTCGATTACTCATGAAAGCTCCGTAAGCTTTATGAGCGACTCGGGCGATTATCGTTTAGACTCAGTAAGGGTCGCTCCGCCATTTACATTTCGCAGCTATGCTTATCTGCGGCTCACCGAGGTTCAACATCCAGCGCGGGTGTACCGTAGTCCACTAATGGATGCAGATTCCTTGGAGATGGTTGGATTCGAAACACCGAATGAAGTAGGGGTGGCGTGGCTGACATTTTATAAATCAGAGCATCGCTTTAGAGTCACTATTCCCCAGTGGACTGAAAACTGGCTGAATATTTTCATTAGTAATACGCCTTATGAAGCCTCGTCTGATGACTAAGTATTGTTTCAGCATTTGCTCAGTGCTGGTGCCGGTGCCGGTGCCGGTGCCGGTGCTGGTGCTGGTGCTGTTTGCACTGTTTGTATGGCATGCTCTCCAGACCTCGGCATCGTTTGGGTTTAATAGTGCCTCTGGAAACTATCGTCTCGAATACGTGAGAATAGATCCGCCTTCCCCTTTTTACAATCTAGCTTATATGAGGGTGATAGATCTGAAACACTCTGATCAGGTGTTCAGAAGCCCTGTGGCAGATGCCGAATCCCTGGAAATGCGGGCTATTGAGACGAGAGATGAAGTCGGTGTCTCGTTTCTGAGGTTTAACAAAGTCCAGCACCGATTCAATGTTTTGATTCCAGGGTGGGAAGAGAGTTTCTTGAATATTTTCGTCAGCAATACTCCATACGATGTATCGGCAGATGAATAAAGTCCTGAAGACGCTGTGCCTGCTAACCAGCATCGTTGTGCTTAGAGTTTTTGGATTCGTTCAATATGCCATTTGCCAATTTGCAATGCTTGATTTCTCATTCACCAAAAACTATCGATTGGAATACGGGTCTGTTTCGCTTCCCTGGACATATAAAAAATATGCTTATATTAGAATTGCAGAGGTAAGTCACCCTGCCAGTGTTTATAGAAGCCAAGTCATAGATGCGGATAGCATTAATCTAAGGGGTCGGGAAACGAATAAAAGTATAGTTATATATTGGCTGTCGTTTGACAAAGAGGATCATAACCTTCGACTGAGCTTCCCTGGTTGGCGGGAAAGCTGGATAAATTTATTGATCAGTAATACCAAGTGCACGGTGATTGCTAATGGCTAGGTTGCCCCAAGCCGTAATTGTCCACCCGGTATTAGTCACTTTGCTGATTGTACCTGTAGTGATGGGCTGCTGCATTGTGGCGGCCGTGCTGCGGCCTGCGGAAGTAGGGTTCGTCAGCTCGTCAGGTGACTATAAGGTCGAGTACGTCGATGCGAAATTGTTTTTCACTTTTAGAGATCTTGCCTATCTAAAGATTACAGAACAAAAGCACCCCGAGCGCGTTTTCCGGAGCCCGTTGATAGCCGCCAATTCATTAGAGATGAATCAGCTCGAGAACAGCCAATACGTAGGTGTCGACTGGGTCCGATTTGACAAGATGAAACATAGGTTTGAGATTGTAATATTGGGATGGCATGGAAGCGTGATGAGTGCGTTCATTAGTAACACGCCTTATGTGGTATTTTCAAATGAATGACTTACCTATAGGCTCGCGAAAAATCGTGTCCGGTAAGTGGTTCCGTAGTCTATGCATTGTTATTGGATTGGTGCTGTTTTCCTTTTTTTATATGGTCATATTTAATATAAATCGCGAGGCGAGTGAGAGCTTTTTAAGTGGTTCCGGCAGGTACAGGATAGAATGTGTAGATGTGCTGTTCCTCTATTTTTATAGTCAGTATGCTTATTTCAGGTTTACAGAGGTTTCTAAGCCGGTTCGCGTCTATCGCAGCCGCGTGGTTAGAGATAATATAGATCTAAGTAGCTTTGAAGATTCCAAGCAGGTTGGGGTTGTATGGCTGGATTTTGAAAAGGATACTCACCGATTCACGTTAGGTTATCCACAGTGGCGCGAGAGCTGGATAAACTTATTTATAAGTAATACGCCATACACGGTACAGCCCAATGGCTAAGCTGATCACGCTCATTCTCAAAGCGACACTGACCCTGCTCTGCGTGCTCGGCCTCGTAGTGTTGGCGAATGCGTTGATTATTGTGAATACCTCCGGTGTGCTCGCGGAAATGACACCTTCAGGTGATTACAAAGTTGAATTCGTTCCTGCTTATCCAATGTTGGTAGGGTGGGAGCAGGCCTATGTACGATTTACCGAAGTGGCTCATCCCGAAAACGTATACCGGTCCCCAATAACTTTTGACGGGTCGATAGATATGGGCAGCATTGGTGAGCAAGGTGATCTGATAATCATGTTCCCGTTCTTTTTCAACCGGCGGACAAAGCACTTTTCCACTGATGACGCCGGGGCGGCCCGGGGCCGTTTGATGAGCATTTTTACCAGCAACGCCCCAACTGACGTTGGTTATTGAATGAGCACCTTCACATCAGCAGCTTGCGTCAAGCAAGCCATCACCCACTCACTTCCAACCCAAAGGTAACCCCCAGTGTCCTTCAACCACTACTACCAAAGCGAACTCACAGCACTGCGCCAACTCGGGCGGCGCTTCGCCGAGCGTAGTCCGGCGCTGGCACCCTTCCTGGGTCAGAGCGGGCGGGATCCGGACGTGGAGCGGTTGCTGGAGGGCTTTGCGTTTCTGACCGGGCGCCTGCGCCAGAAACTCGACGACGAACTGCCCGAGCTCACGCACTCGCTGATGCACCTGCTGTGGCCCAATTACATGCGCCCGCTGCCGTCGTTCAGCATCCTGCAGTTCGAGCCGCTCGCCCACGTGGCGCCGCCGCTGCTGGTCAAGCGCGAGACACCGGTGGACAGCCGGCCGGTGGACGACGTGCGCTGCAAATTCCGCACGTGCTATGCGACCGAAATTTCGGCGCTGGACCTCAATGCCCTCAACTATTCAGTGATGGGCGAGGGCGCGGTGCTGAGCCTGCGCCTGGAGATGACCGGTGACGGCTATTTCGGCGAGCTGCAATTGGAGCACTTGCGCCTGCATCTGTCTGGCGAGCGCTATATCAGCCAGATGCTCTACCTGTGCCTGCTGCGCAATCTTCAGGGTGTGGAGTTGGTGCCGCTGGACGCCCGTCAGCAGCCCTTCAAGATGGGCATCGCCGACAAGCCGCTGAGCTTCAAACTGCGCCCCGAGCAAGTCCAGCCGGTAGGCTTCGCCGAAGAAGAAGCGTTGATCCCTTATCCGCTCAACACCTTCCGCGGCTACCGCTATCTGCAGGAATATTTCGCCTTTCAGGACAAGTTCCTGTTCGTCGATGTCGACGGCCTTGGCGCCCTTCAGCAGATGCCTGCCGATATCGCCAAGCAGGTACGCGGCCTGGAGATGCGCTTCACCCTCCACAAGAGCGACATCCAGCGTCTGCGCCCGACCCTGGAT
Proteins encoded:
- a CDS encoding rubredoxin, which encodes MKKWQCIVCGLIYDERDGWPDDGIAPGTLWQDVPEDWLCPDCGVGKMDFEMIEIG
- a CDS encoding HU family DNA-binding protein, whose amino-acid sequence is MRKPDLATAIAEKADLTKEQANRVLNAVLEEITGALHRKDSVTLVGFGTFLQRHRGARTGKNPQTGEPVKIKASNTVAFKPGKFLKDSVNP
- the tssB gene encoding type VI secretion system contractile sheath small subunit → MAKEGSVAPKERINVTFKPSTGGVTEEVELPLKMLVLGDFTQQADERKVEDRKPISIDKNNFDDVLAKQDLNLNLSVPNRLLEDGANEELSVSLKVGSMKDFNPANLVEQVPELKKLMELRDALVALKGPLGNTPTFRKAIESVLADDESRARVLGELGLSAKTTQDA
- the tssE gene encoding type VI secretion system baseplate subunit TssE; this encodes MTAYGSLFERLSGEASKRNGLSHEACATTSVAAHLAKMLSTRAGSVQTLPDYGLPDLNDMRLSLHDSLTRARSAIEKFIERYEPRLSKVHVISLPRDQDPLKLTFAIEGLLEVQGIRRQVSFSAKLDGSGKVKVR
- a CDS encoding chorismate lyase — protein: MFIVPHELHSPTWRDGAPDTDPTTLDWLLDPGSLTRRLTRLAAGRFTVRPLFEGWQTLRDDECAALQLPGASIGWVREVYLLGVDTPWVFARSIAGQAALEATDLRLDVLGSRSLGELLFSDPAFTRQPLQTCRYPAAWLPAEIAQAGLWARRSRFDRDGLGVLVAEVFLPALWHAALPSQESPGCT
- the tssC gene encoding type VI secretion system contractile sheath large subunit, which encodes MSTSAATQANGEVAEYGILDRIIAETRLTPEDEAYDIAKRGVSAFIEELLKPQNENEPVKKAMVDRMIAEIDAKLSRQMDEILHNEEFQALESSWRGLHLLVDRTNFRENIKVEILNVSKQDLLDDFEDSPEVVQSGLYKHVYTAEYGQFGGQPVGAIIANYFFSPSSPDVKAMQYVSSVASMAHAPFIAAAGPKFFGLESFTGLPDLKDLKDHFDGPQFAKWQAFRQEEDSRYVGLTVPRFLLRNPYDPEDNPVKTFVYKENVANSHEHYLWGNTAYAFATKLSDSFAKFRWCPNIIGPQSGGAVEDLPLHHFQSMGEIETKIPTEVLVSDRREYELADEGFISLTMRKGSDNAAFFSANSVQKPKFFGNSAEGKAAEMNYKLGTQLPYLFIVNRLAHYLKVLQREQLGSWKERTDLELELNKWIRQYVADQENPNAEVRGRRPLRAAQITVSDVDGEPGWYRVSLNVRPHFKYMGADFTLSLVGKLDKE
- the tssA gene encoding type VI secretion system protein TssA — protein: MTFSGRLCTHYLALAKVPISSDSFGGEEVRYSSEYEALETELSKASSLHASSRIDWLKILEGSESILRTQSKDLRVATWLIWALHQRESFVGLLAGLGMLRALFEQHWVDLHPVKSRTRAGAMVWLVPRLDQALSEDIAVKEQLPLFQALVEHLDALDVVLAQQLGEDAPLILPIRRRLSSMIKRAADNLPEPGSVGAVVAQVKQVATQLVSPGSPLQNDKDAQKALRAQQDGARPLCTWWLRQKATDIRALRLNRTLMWLGIDALPQRNAEHITDLRGLPADKLTNYRERFDAGSYADLLIDLEASLAKAPFWLDGQRIVWECLQGLHAETSMREVEIHLSLLLQRLPGIAELRFHDGQPFADPATRSWISAQVMPHLQPASAPQPVSDSGEQPRWEQALLEVQPILRKDGLKPAVQILKQQMRNARGGREQFFWHFCLARLCHQAKKYDLARTQLETLDSQLQSSGLDIWEPELALNVLQLLHGCIELLPPNHAARERKDEIYRRLCHLDLEVVLE
- a CDS encoding DUF6402 family protein, with the translated sequence MADTIATSTLTPKANTDGKTVPVRQFKITDIPDAMRKMDWPVAAQLMEYWFNGEPWPTEDGSIVAAVKSHHEHAPKKYINESIIKMDWVLSFPKVHSYLDELRAVWRGPRAQDEICKKFKNNFGSALPATYKLNFFGHGPLAENFGYFNYKRVDFDPVGGEVDELRAALGNFNLRVVAEGDMVVTASAYVFYPVKLGFYIDDCYDFNDESDWWRPSQLLGFWGFNGLAMSIPEVMARGLSTDEQLQSLALQSMTGYEKFFDQRYADIDSQRYYLIQNKNFQDYRRKYSRGGDFKISSDIYYEDIVSPPLVFEK
- a CDS encoding PAAR domain-containing protein encodes the protein MAGKPAARVTDPTACPKTGHGTNPIASGSPDTFFDGLPAARLNDPSACGGKIVSGVSSTVFINGMNAATVGSVGDHGNTVTSGSGTVIIGDTHIPAPVTPVSPMQTNAPFDDHFAVICQATGAPLAGVPYTVQLANGTQLTGITDDAGKTRKITSSTADAVTLVVPEQTEVVIG
- the ubiA gene encoding 4-hydroxybenzoate octaprenyltransferase, translating into MYLNLLKSLNRLHPRAWDFVQLTRIDKPIGIYLLLWPTLWALWIAGAGRPSLGNVVIFVLGVIFMRAAGCVINDVADRKVDGHVKRTAQRPIAAGRIRTREALALFAVLIIISFGLALCTNAATLWLSIGGLVLAASYPFMKRYTYYPQVVLGAAFSWGMPMAFTAETGHLPAAAWLLYIANLLWTVAYDTYYAMTDRDDDLLIGVKSTAILFGEADRMIIAILQGLTLVCLLLAGNQFGLGHWYQLGLLGAALCFAWEYWQTRQRERMACFKAFLHNHWAGLLIFLGIVLDYALR